The Polypterus senegalus isolate Bchr_013 chromosome 9, ASM1683550v1, whole genome shotgun sequence genome includes a window with the following:
- the LOC120534854 gene encoding uncharacterized protein LOC120534854 — protein MSTFITEANITEKERLAREEEERRRREEEERRRREEEERRRREEEERQRREEEERQRRAAEEQRRRQEEEERQRREAAERQRREEEERQRREEEERQRLAEEERKRREEEDQRRREEEERQKREAEEKEKRELQERLDQTFKDAKAKSEKEENLFREKMEEKTTTDVIVSQFDEFEKIKVDLEKPDAEDQNLLDLLSTKSGVHLSNITLATLTPQQVDSLSKSLDTLLFQEWPSKPPSRLTLLHTQVLLTEFILADLKMEDRLQESITNQAQYLVETINNAAENVTDIFCFTQALLRAYTSMMEKVECHVVKITKLMTKMETLPAEEVFLLKFLELLQKSLREVNEPKYGQDITSVEKKCYEVLLTTATHSYNEDVYSELNCRLLRIVQSGLWKPNEAMDFMYELVSRCSDPVLLAKVLHLIEIYRVPPTWQDEDGKKISDHLGTEILYEEFEKDLRKEPEKSPDTVLEEIKKSGSIDIQTLDKVRCIVSGVQKRIAALQVSERDILENIPKGSLSASKNVEDLEKILFTLCKGVYKMNKYFPRVTQMVTWCLLALSEYSKLLEVGTGEGKSCIIAMFAAMRVLMGQQVDVVSSSSVLCERDAEDWSPFYTFFNITVDTNTNKNKDEERAICYKADIIYGTVETFAADYLRQIFELKQVRGNRQFQCIIVDEVDSLLLDRGVQLTYLSSDMISLQHLNTILAMIWSVVNQHGLVATENNVFIRGPPVPFYKGIFDCLSGDDLGLEEPIDILEIAEENGLVPSGFSEEVGASDKDKLTEKLKTITQSTILEFFRVLEDYVPYHFSTYTQDADGILQLTTDDSTPGLPFLVLDNGLCCLLSDSDQQLWEPVRSYVLEHLQFTPCTNNPEKHSIPGFLRDLVETKMQTWVENAFLAIKLQPEREYVVKGDCILPVDFKSTGIIELNKKWGDGLQQFLEMKHQTKISTMSTITNFISNVSFFKKYQNEIYGTTGTLGTDADIEFLSKLYPNLTSCRIPTFNRRKLFEVQGEMTKSLEDWRRKICDTVQEQISPSSTGKGRAALVICESISRAIEIEKALKPYVRGQLKLYIRSDNDNAKILDAELAPGDVIVATNLAGRGTDIKVSGDVNNSGGLFVVLTFLSQNARVELQAFGRTARKGKPGSAQLIVCTKHMPEYLREANTLGAVKRIRDQVAKARVLHYLDDDIPEIFLREELFSRYCEILLSVYNEIEDVDDEKATVAVLNEYWGVWLQLKSKPILELKRDELFAALAADIAKAKQQSKSNESPCSSIYQYIRFGNKELYDEKFEVSARLFERSMALDPSWAAIAFYSHAYCTIKLSKDNYLNRALEDLEKAKDSLAYFKEQCVVTLQLVKLANKSKESEETTRFQNHIMTRCQVLDFFNKNIEEAVQKLKEIQDRGRDADVQETSVFALVPDAQSEVHQELYEFYKLGLVNIYTVKERPRFCWEGLLIFLLGVLQLVGGIILTAVSCGTLANIGMALIGEGISDCISGAEAMITGEFSWASWAIEKAISVGLSLISFGIGKVIAKGAKATMTAIKHIGKNLKALPKVLGKQIKTGLKQALKDNIKNVLKYAGKEIAVELLGKAEDKALEAIVEEIKKAAKENATQTVQQNMKQEPLKPLADTVVLSHLKDGMQVNVLLSDTISKEKMKKIFKEMADSVLQTNKEGLEWQEKLHSSLFKVLGNASEEAKGKLKIALGIIQATYMSALAADAIASVTIMCQDFNSKYCDDLDKMIKEKSMAAKAEKVAVTTSERESLDAFKQELAAEVAGSLVEVLTVVFPAEVLQPSCEICPK, from the exons ATGTCTACATTTATAACGGAGGCCAATATTACAGAGAA AGAGCGATTAGCAAGGGAAGAAGAAGAGCGAAGGAGACGGGAAGAGGAGGAGAGGCGGAGAAGGGAGGAAGAGGAAAGACGtagaagggaggaggaggagaggcaGAGAAGGGAGGAAGAGGAGAGGCAAAGGAGAGCAGCAGAGGAACAAAGGAGAAGACAGGAAGAGGAAGAAAGGCAGAGAAGAGAGGCAGCAGAAAGGCAaagaagagaggaggaggagaggcaaagaagagaagaggaagagagacaAAGACTGgctgaagaagagagaaaaagaagagaagaggaagaccAGAGAAGGAGAGAGGAGGAGGAAAGACAAAAGAGGGAAGCTGAAGAAAAGGAAAAGCGGGAGCTGCAAGAGAGGCTGGATCAAACCTTTAAGGATGCAAAGGCTAAATCTGAAAAAGAGGAAAACCTATTTCGTGAGAAAATGGAAGAGAAAACCACAACAGATGTTATAGTGAGCCAGTTTGATGAATTTGAAAAGATCAAGGTTGACCTTGAAAAACCTGATGCTGAAGATCAAAATCTTCTTGATCTCTTGTCTACCAAGAGTGGAGTACACCTTTCTAATATAACACTGGCTACACTTACTCCACAACAGGTGGACAGCCTTTCCAAATCCCTAGATACTCTATTATTCCAAGAGTGGCCTTCAAAACCACCAAGCAGACTTACTCTTCTCCATACTCAAGTACTGCTAACAGAATTTATACTTGCAGATCTCAAGATGGAAGACCGTCTACAGGAGAGCATTACCAACCAAGCTCAGTACCTTGTGGAGACGATTAACAATGCTGCTGAAAATGTAACTGACATCTTTTGTTTCACACAAGCTTTGCTTAGAGCATATACAAGTATGATGGAAAAAGTTGAGTGCCATGTTGTAAAGATTACTAAGCTGATGACCAAGATGGAGACTCTTCCAGCAGAGGAAGTCTTTCTCTTGAAATTTCTAGAACTTCTCCAAAAGAGCCTGAGAGAAGTCAATGAGCCAAAATATGGACAAGATATCACAAGTGTGGAGAAGAAGTGCTATGAGGTCTTGCTAACCACAGCAACCCATTCCTATAATGAGGATGTTTACTCTGAATTGAACTGTAGACTTCTGAGGATTGTCCAGTCTGGTCTTTGGAAGCCAAATGAGGCTATGGATTTTATGTATGAATTGGTAAGCCGTTGCAGTGATCCTGTTCTCCTCGCAAAGGTGCTCCATCTGATTGAAATCTACCGTGTCCCTCCAACCTGGCAGGATGAAGATGGAAAGAAGATCAGTGACCACCTTGGTACAGAGATTCTGTATGAAGAGTTTGAAAAGGACTTGAGAAAAGAACCAGAAAAGTCGCCTGATACTGTTCTGGAGGAAATTAAAAAGTCTGGAAGCATTGACATTCAGACTCTTGATAAGGTGCGCTGCATTGTGTCAGGTGTCCAAAAAAGAATTGCTGCCCTCCAAGTGAGTGAACGTGACATACTTGAAAATATACCAAAAGGCTCCCTGAGTGCAAGTAAAAATGTGGAAGACCTTGAAAAGATTTTATTCACTCTCTGCAAGggagtttataaaatgaataaatattttccaAGGGTGACGCAAATGGTCACCTGGTGTCTGCTGGCCCTGTCCGAATACAGCAAGTTACTGGAGGTTGGCACTGGAGAAGGGAAATCTTGCATTATAGCCATGTTTGCAGCCATGCGAGTGTTGATGGGACAGCAAGTGGATGTTGTTTCTAGTTCTTCTGTGCTCTGTGAACGAGATGCAGAAGATTGGAGTCCCTTTTATACATTCTTCAACATTACAGTAGATACAAACACTAACAAAAATAAGGATGAAGAGCGAGCCATTTGTTACAAAGCCGATATTATCTATGGGACTGTGGAGACCTTTGCAGCCGACTATCTACGCCAGATCTTTGAATTGAAACAGGTCAGAGGTAATCGTCAGTTTCAATGTATCATtgtggatgaagtggattcttTGCTGCTGGATCGAGGAGTGCAGCTCACTTACCTATCAAGTGACATGATAAGCCTTCAGCACCTCAACACAATTTTGGCAATGATCTGGAGTGTGGTGAACCAACACGGTTTGGTTGCTACAGAGAACAATGTATTTATTCGAGGCCCACCTGTGCCCTTTTACAAAGGCATATTTGATTGTCTAAGTGGAGATGATTTGGGCCTAGAAGAACCAATTGACATTTTGGAAATTGCCGAAGAGAATGGCCTTGTTCCATCTGGCTTTTCAGAGGAGGTAGGAGCCAGTGACAAAGACAAGTTAACAGAAAAGCTCAAAACCATAACTCAGAGCACCATATTGGAATTTTTCCGTGTCTTGGAAGATTACGTTCCCTATCACTTTTCAACATATACTCAAGATGCAGATGGCATACTTCAACTGACTACTGATGACAGCACTCCAGGACTTCCTTTCCTGGTTCTGGACAATGGACTCTGTTGTTTGCTTTCAGATTCTGACCAGCAACTCTGGGAACCAGTTCGCAGTTACGTATTGGAACATCTTCAATTCACACCCTGTACAAACAACCCTGAGAAACATAGCATTCCAGGCTTTCTGCGTGACCTAGTAGAAACAAAAATGCAGACATGGGTAGAAAATGCATTTTTAGCAATTAAGCTGCAGCCAGAGAGGGAATATGTTGTCAAAGGTGACTGCATCCTGCCAGTGGACTTCAAATCTACTGGGATTATTGAACTCAACAAGAAATGGGGAGATGGCCTTCAGCAGTTTCTAGAAATGAAGCATCAGACAAAGATCAGTACCATGTCCACAATCACCAATTTCATCTCCAATGTCTCGTTCTTCAAGAAATATCAAAACGAGATCTATGGCACAACAGGGACTCTGGGCACCGATGCAGATATTGAGTTTCTGTCCAAACTCTACCCAAATCTCACCTCTTGCCGTATACCAACATTTAACAGAAGAAAGTTATTTGAGGTCCAAGGAGAGATGACAAAATCTTTAGAGGACTGGAGGAGAAAAATATGTGATACAGTCCAGGAACAGATCTCTCCCAGTTCCACAGGAAAAGGAAGAGCTGCACTAGTGATCTGTGAAAGCATTAGCCGAGCCATCGAAATTGAAAAGGCACTGAAACCTTATGTGCGTGGCCAGCTAAAGCTCTATATACGCAGTGACAATGACAATGCAAAAATTTTAGATGCAGAGTTGGCTCCTGGTGATGTGATTGTTGCCACTAATTTGGCTGGCAGAGGAACAGACATCAAAGTGTCTGGAGATGTCAATAACAGTGGAGGACTCTTTGTGGTTCTTACCTTCCTTTCTCAGAATGCAAGAGTGGAACTTCAGGCTTTTGGCCGCACCGCTCGAAAGGGAAAGCCTGGCTCGGCGCAGCTGATTGTGTGCACTAAGCATATGCCAGAATACCTCCGGGAAGCTAACACTCTTGGTGCAGTAAAAAGGATCAGAGATCAGGTAGCAAAGGCCCGGGTGTTGCACTACTTggatgacgatattccagaaatTTTCTTACGGGAGGAGTTATTTTCCCGCTACTGTGAAATCCTATTGTCTGTCTACAATGAGATTGAGGATGTGGATGATGAGAAAGCAACTgtagcagttctaaatgaataCTGGGGAGTATGGCTGCAGCTGAAATCCAAGCCAATACTGGAATTGAAGAGAGATGAGCTGTTTGCTGCTTTGGCTGCTGATATCGCCAAGGCCAAGCAGCAGTCCAAATCTAACGAGTCTCCATGTTCTAGCATCTATCAATATATCCGATTTGGAAACAAAGAACTCTATGATGAGAAATTTGAAGTTAGTGCCCGCTTGTTTGAAAGAAGCATGGCTCTTGATCCATCTTGGGCTGCCATTGCCTTCTATAGCCATGCCTACTGCACAATAAAGCTGTCAAAAGACAACTACTTAAATCGAGCACTGGAAGATTTGGAAAAAGCAAAGGACTCTCTGGCATATTTCAAAGAACAATGTGTGGTGACCTTGCAATTGGTCAAGCTAGCTAACAAGTCAAAAGAGAGTGAAGAAACCACCAGATTCCAGAATCACATTATGACAAGATGCCAAGTGCtagatttctttaataaaaacattgaagAAGCTGTGCAGAAGCTGAAAGAAATCCAAGACCGGGGAAGGGATGCTGATGTTCAAGAAACTTCTGTTTTTGCACTCGTCCCAGATGCACAATCTGAAGTTCACCAAGAACTGTATGAGTTTTACAAACTGGGCCTGGTCAACATCTATACTGTAAAGGAGAGACCCCGTTTCTGTTGGGAAGGTCTGCTCATCTTCCTTTTGGGAGTCCTACAGCTTGTTGGAGGGATCATTCTTACGGCTGTCTCTTGTGGCACACTAGCCAATATTGGTATGGCATTGATTGGTGAAGGAATATCGGACTGCATCAGTGGTGCTGAAGCCATGATAACTGGAGAATTCAGCTGGGCATCGTGGGCCATTGAGAAAGCAATTTCTGTTGGCCTCTCCTTGATCAGCTTTGGAATCGGCAAGGTTATTGCCAAGGGTGCTAAAGCAACAATGACGGCAATCAAACACATTGGTAAGAATTTGAAAGCTTTGCCCAAAGTACTCGGCAAACAGATCAAGACTGGGCTTAAGCAAGCTCTAAAGGATAACATAAAGAATGTTCTTAAATATGCTGGCAAAGAGATTGCTGTTGAGCTTCTAGGTAAAGCAGAGGATAAAGCACTGGAAGCCATTGTCGAAGAGATTAAAAAAGCAGCCAAGGAAAATGCAACTCAAACAGTGCAGCAAAATATGAAACAAGAGCCATTAAAGCCTCTAGCTGACACGGTCGTTCTGTCCCACTTGAAGGATGGCATGCAAGTGAATGTGTTGCTGTCAGATACCATTAGTaaggagaagatgaagaagatttTTAAGGAAATGGCAGACTCTGTGCTGCAAACCAATAAAGAGGGTCTGGAATGGCAGGAAAAACTGCATTCTTCACTGTTCAAGGTTCTAGGTAATGCCTCTGAGGAGGCCAAAGGAAAGCTTAAAATTGCCCTGGGTATCATCCAAGCAACCTATATGAGTGCTTTGGCTGCAGATGCCATAGCTTCAGTCACCATTATGTGCCAAGACTTTAACAGCAAATATTGTGATGATCTTGACAAGATGATTAAAGAGAAATCCATGGcagcaaaagcagaaaaagtGGCAGTGACCACTAGTGAGCGTGAAAGTTTAGATGCTTTTAAACAGGAGTTGGCAGCTGAAGTTGCAGGATCATTAGTGGAGGTGCTTACTGTGGTTTTTCCAGCAGAAGTTCTCCAACCATCTTGTGAAATTTGCCCAAAATAA